A genomic stretch from Theobroma cacao cultivar B97-61/B2 chromosome 4, Criollo_cocoa_genome_V2, whole genome shotgun sequence includes:
- the LOC108661520 gene encoding uncharacterized protein LOC108661520, whose product MPPKTRAASRRAGEQDVPIEMADRPRASTQRGRGRRGRVTRPVGLDTPVSRQEEGQSSGDVDRHPARGITIEDLAAGLQGVNRVVEMMATRMEDIQRVVEGRPTVQESPSSQGQADHQHHEEERGHLDISLPDFLKLKPPTFSGSDASEKPQVFLDKMEKICKALGCSSVRSVELVAFQLEDVAQEWYSSLCRGRPTNATPLAWSEFNVAFLDRFLPLSVRNARAREFETLVQTSSMTVSEYDIKFTQLARYAPYLVSTEEMKIQRFVDGLVEPLFRAVASRDFTTYSAAVDRAQRIEMRTSESRAARDRAKRGKTEGYQGRRDFSSGGSSSSRQGPQRDSRLPQQGSDAPGANIRVGQRTFSSRRQQDSRQSSQVIRSCDTCGRRHSGRCFLTTKTCYGCGQPGHIRRDCPMAHQSPDSARGSTQPASSAPSVAVSSGREVSGSRGRGAGTSSQGRPSGSGHQSSIGRGQARVFALTQQEAQTSNAVVSGGETSGKGKGITPEDY is encoded by the exons atgccgcCTAAGACACGAGCCGCCTCAAGACGGGCAGGGGAGCAAGATGTTCCCATTGAGATGGCAGATAGACCACGGGCATCCACCCAGAGAGGCCGAGGTAGACGTGGCAGGGTCACTAGGCCGGTGGGGTTGGATACGCCTGTGAGTAGGCAAGAAGAGGGACAGTCCTCAGGTGATGTAGATAGACACCCAGCTAGGGGTATTACTATTGAGGATTTGGCGGCAGGCCTACAGGGAGTTAACcgggttgtagagatgatggcgaCCCGCATGGAAGATATACAAAGGGTAGTAGAGGGGAGAcctacagtacaagaatcccCTAGCTCCCAAGGACAGGCCGATCACCAACATCATGAGGAGGAGAGGGGACATCTAGATATTTCTCTTCCTGACTTTCTCAAGCTTAAGCCTCCAACATTTTCAGGGTCTGATGCATCGGAGAAACCCCAGGTTTTCTtggataagatggagaaaatttgtaaagccTTGGGATGTTCTAGTGTTCGGTCAGTTGAGCTAGTCGCCTTCCAATTAGAGGATGTGGCGCAAGAATGGTATAGCTCTTTATGTAGAGGCAGACCGACTAATGCAACACCGTTGGCCTGGAGTGAGTTCAATGTAGCCTTCTTAGATCGATTCTTACCACTCAGTGTGCGTAATGCCAGAGCTAGAGAGTTTGAGACTTTGGTACAGACTTCAAGCATGACGGTGTCTGAGTATGACATCAAGTTCACGCAGCTAGCTCGTTATGCGCCCTATCTCGTTTCTactgaggagatgaagattcagaggtttgtggatgggttAGTGGAGCCATTATTTAGGGCTGTGGCATCCCGAGATTTCACTACCTATTCTGCAGCAGTGGATCGTGCTCAACGCATCGAGATGAGGACCAGTGAGAGTAGGGCTGCGAGGGATAGAGCAAAAAGGGGCAAGACAGAGGGTTATCAGGGCCGTAGAGATTTCAGCAGTGGTGGTTCATCTTCTAGCCGTCAGGGTCCACAGAGGGACTCACGGTTACCTCAGCAGGGGAGTGACGCACCTGGTGCTAATATTAGGGTGGGACAGAGAACCTTCAGTTCTAGGAGGCAGCAAGATTCTAGACAGAGTAGTCAAGTCATTCGCTCTTGTGATACTTGTGGGAGACGACATAGTGGACGGTGCTTCCTTACTACAAAAACTTGTTACGGGTGCGGTCAACCTGGGCATATTAGGAGGGATTGTCCGATGGCACATCAATCACCAGATTCTGCTCGTGGTTCCACCCAGCCAGCTTCATCTGCTCCGTCAGTTGCTGTCTCATCTGGCCGGGAGGTTAGTGGATCGAGAGGTAGAGGTGCGGGTACTTCCTCTCAAGGCAGACCATCTGGGTCCGGACATCAAAGTTCTATTGGTAGAGGCCAAGCgagggtgtttgctttaacacagCAGGAGGCTCAAACATCCAATGCCGTGGTCTCAG gtggtgagacgtccggaaaaggcaaaggaattacgcctgaggactattag